The following are from one region of the Streptomyces fradiae genome:
- a CDS encoding ferritin-like domain-containing protein yields MSVFDLPRLHFAGTAVTKLPTGPRAAAAAGLLDLATNTVLAPPDQPGAGAGAGAGAGSAAPFPDGQPAAELHALLRERGALGGHFSGNGHFSVDARVTAAEGTDGAPVPAAAGDPLLGRAVDLWGHYNPYLGTTANRARVFDVDPASAWSTTLMIGRFALGREGRSHDSGHVCLGDVTGFQPPRWQSFAPAPSVLHQFAVPAGSALDWPDGPGGASPLAAALRSAAEASGGLLVQFTLEAAGAPGDPGHGYDGPGDAPQQWRLRGVIAPWCPDEPRTHPAGRLLVPYGADPAGGGPRPRICSVWVTPDETVFNLPFGRPGSGALELRTVVSDELVAVLPEGGSAPDGGRVVRVPASAPGAAWAADEGLCLVGPHGTGRRVLLRERERVVVTDDAALFVEHPDRERGEDHAVEVAVRASVRGRPAALEPVVVRQFAHPRALPRDPVAASPEARAGELRIVDLRPGRLAEDKEAPEPSPGSYDAVCRLLTDERGRGWFTVRGARPGTARLLLTAEADELPPCPLDAPGSAVAAYDDGDALGWWAGAGGAQVRVLPDDWALDAVLKEDVGFGLLHREVFAYYEQLFPFMRDEVFSLADRCKVETYVKLIWQMCDPANKDRTYYMPPTRELTLPKARLLLSYLRARSSADAVLPVVSPSPSPAAARPRITSRAQLRAALWQAVTVELATCLQYLYAGYALPTHGAGFTYVQRGVWTPRQLRLACGDGGETLSRGIRDSLFAVAREEMVHFLVVNNVLMAMGEPFHVPAIDFGTPGLLPLPLDFALEPLHLGSVQRFVAIERPERLAGGTDAGPAAGPEEAAGAGGAAESAEAAPFGSPSELYAAIRDGLTRVPDLFLVERGRGGGEHHLFLGRTVDARHPDYQLEVDDLSSALFAIDFVTEQGEGGVLDTPGPVPESHHDTFVRIGELLMTERADGPGGQGAPWSPAYPALRNPTLDPAHPGRAAVRDPHAREVMRLFNRAYFLMLQLMVQHFAESPDASLRRSRLMNAAIDVMTGMMRPLAELLVTLDSGWRGRTAGPSFELEEPPVALARPDVARRAFAMRFTHLARMARECAGVPGRVPELMTFYAEQFRAEGGR; encoded by the coding sequence GTGAGCGTCTTCGACCTGCCCCGGCTGCACTTCGCGGGCACCGCGGTGACCAAGCTGCCCACCGGACCGCGCGCCGCCGCCGCGGCCGGTCTCCTGGACCTGGCGACGAACACCGTTCTCGCGCCGCCGGACCAACCGGGAGCCGGAGCCGGTGCCGGTGCGGGTGCCGGTTCCGCCGCGCCGTTCCCGGACGGGCAGCCGGCCGCCGAGCTGCATGCGCTGCTGCGCGAACGAGGCGCGCTCGGCGGGCACTTCTCCGGCAACGGGCACTTCTCGGTGGACGCCCGGGTGACCGCCGCCGAAGGAACGGACGGCGCGCCGGTGCCGGCCGCGGCCGGGGATCCGCTGCTCGGCCGGGCCGTGGATCTGTGGGGCCACTACAACCCGTATCTGGGGACGACCGCGAACCGGGCCCGGGTGTTCGACGTCGATCCCGCCTCCGCCTGGTCGACGACCCTGATGATCGGCCGGTTCGCGCTGGGCCGGGAGGGCCGCTCCCACGACTCCGGGCATGTGTGCCTCGGGGACGTGACCGGCTTCCAGCCGCCGCGCTGGCAGTCCTTCGCGCCGGCGCCCTCGGTGCTCCACCAGTTCGCCGTGCCCGCCGGATCCGCCCTGGACTGGCCGGACGGGCCCGGCGGGGCCTCGCCGCTCGCGGCCGCGCTGCGGTCGGCGGCCGAGGCGTCGGGCGGGCTGCTCGTCCAGTTCACCCTGGAGGCGGCGGGCGCGCCCGGTGACCCGGGGCACGGGTACGACGGGCCGGGCGACGCCCCGCAGCAGTGGCGGCTGCGCGGGGTGATCGCGCCCTGGTGCCCGGACGAGCCGCGCACCCATCCGGCGGGCCGGCTCCTCGTCCCGTACGGCGCGGACCCGGCCGGCGGCGGGCCGCGGCCCCGGATCTGCTCGGTGTGGGTGACGCCCGACGAGACGGTGTTCAACCTGCCGTTCGGCCGGCCGGGTTCCGGCGCCCTGGAGCTTCGCACGGTGGTCTCGGACGAACTCGTCGCGGTGCTCCCGGAGGGCGGAAGCGCTCCGGACGGCGGGAGGGTGGTCCGGGTCCCGGCGAGTGCGCCGGGCGCCGCCTGGGCCGCCGACGAGGGCCTGTGTCTGGTCGGCCCGCACGGCACGGGCCGGCGGGTGCTGCTGCGGGAGCGGGAGCGGGTGGTGGTCACCGACGACGCGGCGCTGTTCGTCGAGCACCCGGACCGGGAGCGCGGCGAGGACCATGCCGTGGAGGTCGCCGTACGGGCGAGTGTGCGGGGGCGGCCGGCGGCCCTGGAGCCGGTCGTCGTCCGGCAGTTCGCCCATCCGCGGGCGCTGCCCCGCGACCCGGTCGCCGCCTCCCCCGAGGCGCGCGCCGGGGAGCTGCGGATCGTGGATCTGCGGCCCGGGCGGCTCGCCGAGGACAAGGAGGCGCCCGAGCCCTCTCCGGGGTCCTACGACGCGGTCTGCCGGCTGCTGACGGACGAGCGGGGACGGGGCTGGTTCACGGTGCGGGGCGCCCGGCCCGGGACGGCGCGGCTGCTGCTGACCGCCGAGGCCGACGAGCTGCCGCCGTGCCCGCTGGACGCGCCCGGTTCGGCGGTGGCGGCGTACGACGACGGGGACGCGCTCGGCTGGTGGGCGGGGGCGGGCGGGGCGCAGGTGCGGGTGCTGCCCGACGACTGGGCGCTGGACGCCGTGCTGAAGGAGGACGTGGGCTTCGGGCTGCTGCACCGGGAGGTGTTCGCCTACTACGAGCAGCTGTTCCCGTTCATGCGGGACGAGGTGTTCAGCCTGGCCGACCGCTGCAAGGTCGAGACGTACGTGAAGCTGATCTGGCAGATGTGCGACCCGGCCAACAAGGACCGCACCTACTACATGCCGCCGACCCGTGAACTGACGCTGCCCAAGGCGCGGTTGCTGCTCAGCTATCTGCGGGCGCGGAGCTCCGCCGACGCGGTCCTGCCGGTGGTCTCCCCCTCGCCGTCGCCGGCCGCCGCGCGGCCCCGGATCACCAGCCGCGCCCAGTTACGGGCGGCGCTGTGGCAGGCGGTGACGGTGGAGCTGGCGACCTGTCTGCAGTACCTCTACGCGGGGTACGCGCTGCCGACGCACGGCGCCGGGTTCACGTATGTGCAGCGCGGGGTGTGGACGCCCCGGCAGCTGCGGCTGGCCTGCGGCGACGGCGGGGAGACGCTGAGCCGGGGCATCCGGGACAGCCTCTTCGCGGTGGCCCGCGAGGAGATGGTGCACTTCCTGGTGGTCAACAACGTCCTGATGGCGATGGGCGAGCCGTTCCACGTCCCCGCCATCGACTTCGGGACGCCGGGGCTGCTGCCGCTGCCGCTGGACTTCGCTCTGGAGCCGCTGCATCTGGGCAGCGTGCAGCGGTTCGTGGCCATCGAGCGGCCGGAGCGGCTGGCCGGCGGCACCGACGCCGGGCCGGCAGCCGGCCCGGAGGAGGCGGCGGGCGCGGGCGGGGCGGCGGAGTCAGCGGAGGCGGCGCCGTTCGGGTCGCCGAGCGAGCTGTACGCGGCGATCCGCGACGGGCTGACCCGGGTGCCGGACCTGTTCCTGGTGGAGCGGGGCCGGGGCGGCGGCGAGCACCATCTCTTCCTCGGCCGGACGGTCGACGCCCGCCATCCCGACTACCAGCTGGAGGTGGACGACCTGTCAAGCGCGCTGTTCGCGATCGACTTCGTCACCGAGCAGGGCGAGGGCGGGGTCCTCGACACGCCGGGGCCGGTGCCGGAGTCCCATCACGACACCTTCGTACGGATCGGGGAACTGCTCATGACGGAGCGGGCGGACGGCCCGGGCGGGCAGGGCGCGCCGTGGAGCCCGGCCTATCCGGCGCTGCGCAATCCGACCCTCGACCCGGCGCACCCGGGCCGGGCGGCGGTCCGCGATCCGCACGCCCGGGAGGTGATGCGGCTGTTCAACCGGGCCTATTTCCTGATGCTCCAGCTGATGGTGCAGCACTTCGCGGAGAGCCCGGACGCCAGTCTGCGGCGCTCGCGCCTGATGAACGCGGCGATCGACGTGATGACCGGGATGATGCGTCCGCTGGCCGAGCTCCTGGTGACGCTGGACTCGGGCTGGCGGGGGCGGACGGCGGGCCCGTCCTTCGAGCTGGAGGAGCCGCCGGTGGCGCTGGCCCGGCCTGACGTGGCGCGCCGGGCGTTCGCGATGCGCTTCACGCATCTGGCGCGGATGGCCCGGGAGTGCGCGGGGGTGCCCGGGCGGGTGCCGGAGCTGATGACCTTCTACGCCGAGCAGTTCCGTGCCGAGGGAGGGCGGTGA
- a CDS encoding FAD-dependent monooxygenase, translating into MSAEPMSGYASPGPAGRGGAGVWETDVLVVGAGPVGLALALDLAARGVDFVLVEAGDGGSVEPRITTVGPRAMEMFRRWGAAEALRRAGWPDDHALDVAWVTAVGGHEIHRLEFGTVATRPLPAHTPEPEAICPQHWMVPLLLDRVGRHPAGPVRLRHRLLGFTAGPDGVVATVAGAGRPDGAAVTVRARFLVGCDGASSPVRKACGIASPELHAARTLRNIVFRAPELPKLLGPRAPLVHFLTSPTGLRYPLRSIDGRGLYRLTAPVGPAAPLAVVRRAVALATPLEVVSDVVWRLAHRVAERYRSGPVFLAGDAAHTLSPSGGFGMSTGVCDAADLGWKLAATLAGWAGPGLLDTYGTERRPVALAGVAEAHRNLRRTQERRISPALLDDTPVGVRARAALAEELAASDARREFDRPEMHFAYRYSSPLLATEEPDAVPVLNASTLPGARAPHAWLAPGRSTLDLYGREFVLLCFEAGSGGRGRTDGMDGTGGTDGTGGTDGTVRAFADRKVPLRVERCADPQAAERYERPYVLVRPDGHVAWRGAAPPRDPGALADRVRGAVG; encoded by the coding sequence ATGAGCGCTGAGCCGATGAGCGGGTACGCGAGCCCGGGCCCGGCCGGTCGGGGCGGAGCCGGGGTGTGGGAGACGGATGTCCTGGTGGTGGGCGCCGGGCCGGTGGGCCTTGCCCTGGCCCTCGATCTCGCCGCGCGCGGGGTGGACTTCGTGCTGGTGGAGGCGGGGGACGGCGGTTCGGTCGAGCCCCGGATCACCACCGTGGGGCCGCGCGCGATGGAGATGTTCCGCCGCTGGGGCGCGGCCGAGGCGCTGCGCCGCGCGGGCTGGCCGGACGACCACGCGCTCGACGTGGCGTGGGTGACGGCGGTCGGCGGGCACGAGATCCACCGGCTCGAGTTCGGCACGGTGGCGACCCGGCCGCTGCCCGCGCACACCCCGGAGCCGGAGGCGATCTGCCCCCAGCACTGGATGGTGCCGCTGCTGCTCGACCGGGTGGGCCGCCATCCCGCCGGGCCGGTCCGGCTGCGCCACCGGCTGCTCGGCTTCACCGCCGGGCCGGACGGGGTGGTCGCGACCGTCGCCGGCGCCGGTCGCCCGGACGGTGCCGCCGTCACCGTCCGGGCACGGTTCCTGGTCGGCTGCGACGGGGCCTCGTCGCCGGTGCGCAAGGCCTGCGGGATCGCCTCCCCGGAGCTGCATGCGGCCCGGACGCTGCGGAACATCGTGTTCCGGGCGCCGGAGCTGCCGAAGCTGCTCGGACCGCGCGCGCCGCTCGTCCACTTCCTCACCTCGCCGACGGGTCTGCGCTATCCGCTGCGCTCGATCGACGGGCGCGGGCTCTACCGGCTGACCGCGCCGGTCGGCCCGGCGGCCCCGCTGGCGGTGGTGCGCCGGGCGGTGGCCCTGGCCACGCCACTCGAGGTGGTCTCGGACGTGGTGTGGCGGCTGGCCCACCGGGTCGCCGAGCGGTACCGGTCCGGGCCGGTCTTCCTCGCCGGGGACGCGGCGCACACACTGTCGCCGTCCGGCGGCTTCGGGATGAGCACGGGGGTCTGCGACGCCGCCGACCTCGGCTGGAAGCTGGCCGCGACGCTGGCCGGCTGGGCGGGACCGGGGCTGCTCGACACGTACGGCACGGAGCGCCGCCCGGTGGCCCTCGCCGGGGTGGCGGAGGCCCACCGCAATCTGCGGCGCACCCAGGAGCGGCGGATCTCACCGGCCCTTCTGGACGACACCCCGGTGGGCGTCCGCGCCCGGGCCGCGCTTGCCGAGGAGCTGGCGGCCTCGGACGCACGGCGGGAGTTCGACCGGCCGGAGATGCATTTCGCGTACCGCTACTCCTCCCCGCTTCTGGCCACCGAGGAACCGGACGCCGTGCCAGTGCTCAACGCCTCCACCCTGCCGGGGGCGCGGGCGCCGCACGCCTGGCTCGCGCCGGGGCGCTCGACGCTCGACCTGTACGGCCGGGAGTTCGTTCTCCTGTGCTTCGAGGCCGGTTCCGGCGGGCGCGGGCGGACGGACGGTATGGACGGAACCGGCGGAACGGACGGAACCGGCGGAACGGACGGAACGGTACGGGCGTTCGCCGACCGAAAGGTGCCGCTGCGGGTGGAGCGGTGCGCCGATCCGCAGGCGGCGGAGCGCTACGAGCGGCCGTACGTCCTGGTCCGCCCGGACGGGCATGTGGCCTGGCGGGGCGCGGCGCCGCCCCGGGATCCGGGGGCTCTGGCCGACCGGGTGCGGGGAGCGGTGGGATGA
- a CDS encoding FAD-dependent monooxygenase: protein MSAGRMLLAPGRTPWRDVIIGAHPWRTCRSRWFRRTVRKGRTRVGSWGRMPGVDVCVVGAGPVGLTLAIALRRLGLDVRVVDRAPAAKHEARALVVWPRAAEALEALGVAGTLARHGVELGEVTIHAGGRRLGALSTGWHRSAHSRPLNIEQHDIERLLCAELARLGTEVEWDSEVTDVKVHDDRAEFTVGRPGGSAESATAAWIVGCDGTGSVVRDRLGIPFRGRRRTGLQVVQGNAHADWPYGRHPGHGHIFLAPRRSLLVFPLPGGGFRFFCFRDDPDPTLTGPPTLGELRDLVADTARLPRLRLTPTDPPWLNRARFGDRVAARLRLGRGLLAGDAAHAWAPVGGHGMNVGMLGAHNLAWKLAAVHRGEADVRLLDTYDTEQRALAVRYIREMRCNFMELPLPPLGHHVFSATVPLALALRGFQRRLDWQLSDLGRHHRPSALSWQRAPAGLGRGRGPRAGDRMPDALVSTGHPGTGPVRLHTLLRYDTWTLLLLAGGPGGPGGGAVPESVHQSVREAVLERCARGPVPVRVLSVTPADAAEARLLGRPGELRLVRPDGHVGLVAPAGRTADLDAYLTALGPAPAPMSPSVSAE, encoded by the coding sequence ATATCGGCAGGTCGAATGCTTCTCGCGCCGGGCCGTACGCCCTGGCGGGACGTGATCATCGGCGCGCACCCTTGGAGAACATGCCGGAGTCGCTGGTTCCGGCGGACGGTGCGCAAGGGCAGGACACGGGTGGGGAGTTGGGGCCGGATGCCGGGTGTGGACGTGTGCGTGGTCGGTGCGGGGCCGGTCGGGCTGACGCTGGCGATCGCCCTGCGCAGACTCGGGCTCGACGTGCGGGTGGTGGACCGCGCGCCGGCCGCCAAGCACGAGGCCCGGGCGCTCGTCGTCTGGCCGAGGGCGGCGGAGGCCCTGGAGGCGCTCGGGGTCGCCGGCACCCTCGCCCGGCACGGCGTGGAGCTGGGCGAGGTGACGATCCACGCCGGCGGACGCCGGCTCGGCGCGCTCTCCACCGGCTGGCACCGCTCCGCGCACAGCCGCCCGCTCAACATCGAACAGCACGACATCGAGCGCCTGTTGTGCGCGGAGCTGGCCCGGCTCGGCACCGAGGTCGAGTGGGACAGCGAGGTCACCGACGTCAAGGTTCACGACGACCGGGCCGAGTTCACCGTCGGCCGCCCCGGCGGCTCGGCCGAATCGGCCACCGCCGCCTGGATCGTCGGCTGCGACGGCACCGGCAGCGTGGTCCGCGACCGGCTCGGCATCCCGTTCCGGGGCCGCCGCCGCACCGGCCTCCAGGTCGTCCAGGGCAACGCGCACGCCGACTGGCCGTACGGCCGGCACCCGGGGCACGGGCACATCTTCCTCGCCCCGCGCCGCTCGCTGCTCGTCTTCCCGCTGCCCGGCGGCGGCTTCCGCTTCTTCTGCTTCCGCGACGACCCCGACCCCACCCTCACCGGCCCGCCCACCCTCGGCGAACTGCGCGACCTGGTCGCCGACACCGCCCGGCTCCCCCGGCTGCGGCTCACCCCGACGGATCCGCCCTGGCTGAACCGGGCCCGGTTCGGCGACCGGGTCGCCGCCCGGCTGCGGCTCGGGCGCGGGCTGCTCGCGGGCGACGCCGCGCACGCCTGGGCGCCGGTCGGCGGCCACGGCATGAACGTCGGGATGCTCGGCGCGCACAACCTCGCCTGGAAGCTGGCCGCCGTGCACCGCGGCGAGGCCGACGTCCGGCTCCTCGACACGTACGACACCGAGCAGCGCGCCCTCGCCGTGCGCTACATCCGCGAGATGCGGTGCAACTTCATGGAGCTGCCGCTGCCGCCGCTCGGCCACCACGTCTTCTCCGCCACCGTGCCGCTCGCGCTCGCGCTGCGCGGCTTCCAGCGGCGCCTGGACTGGCAGTTGAGCGACCTCGGCCGCCACCACCGCCCGAGCGCCCTGTCCTGGCAGCGTGCCCCGGCCGGCCTCGGGCGCGGCCGCGGTCCGCGGGCCGGCGACCGGATGCCGGACGCCCTGGTGTCGACCGGCCACCCCGGCACCGGGCCGGTGCGGCTGCACACCCTGCTCCGTTACGACACCTGGACGCTGCTCCTGCTCGCCGGCGGGCCCGGCGGGCCGGGGGGCGGAGCCGTACCGGAGTCCGTGCACCAGTCCGTACGGGAAGCGGTTCTGGAGCGGTGCGCGCGGGGGCCCGTGCCGGTCCGGGTGCTGTCCGTCACCCCGGCGGACGCCGCCGAGGCGCGGCTGCTCGGCCGGCCCGGCGAGCTCCGGCTCGTACGGCCCGACGGCCATGTCGGCCTGGTCGCCCCGGCCGGCCGGACCGCCGACCTCGACGCCTACCTCACCGCACTCGGACCGGCGCCCGCACCCATGTCCCCTTCAGTCAGCGCAGAGTGA
- a CDS encoding flavin monoamine oxidase family protein, with translation MSKHLTRTRGTVTVIGAGMAGLVAAYELERLGHRVEILEGSRRLGGRVRTHRFGAHEGAPFVELGAMRVPTAHHRTMHYIDHLGLADQVRPFTTLLSEENAFLATSTGHVRLREAPRRLIADVRSALARDDYREETVVFGAWLAAVVDAVAPPALRTGLRADLARDLLDRVERIDLTPHLLGDGKDRVDVHGLFAAHPGVRAGCGTRLNSFLDDILTETSPRLIRLACGMDQLVQRLAARIRGPIWLGQEVTGLDVAPDHVRLRIGRGPLAVLRRADLVLCTVPFPVLRRMRLTGLDEDKRAVLREVDYCPATKVAVHVREPFWEREGIRGGASFSGGLIRQTYYPAPVEDGGGPDHASGASGRRGAALLASYTIGEDADLLGRMPARQRNAVVIDELGRMHPQLLRRGMVRGVAGIAWGEHPWTAGGCAIRWGKDAAACAEERRRAARPVGRLFFAGEHCSSEPAWIEGAVESALSAVADIDRFAAAHRLGRPAPALLEAA, from the coding sequence TTGTCCAAGCACCTGACGCGCACCCGAGGCACGGTCACCGTCATCGGCGCGGGCATGGCCGGCCTGGTCGCCGCCTACGAGCTCGAACGCCTCGGCCACCGCGTGGAGATCCTGGAGGGCAGCCGCCGGCTCGGCGGCCGTGTCCGCACCCACCGCTTCGGCGCCCACGAGGGCGCCCCCTTCGTCGAGCTCGGCGCGATGCGCGTGCCCACCGCGCACCACCGCACCATGCACTACATCGACCACCTCGGTCTCGCCGACCAGGTGCGTCCCTTCACCACCCTCCTTTCCGAGGAGAACGCCTTCCTCGCCACGAGCACCGGCCACGTCCGGCTGCGCGAGGCGCCGCGCCGGCTGATCGCGGACGTGCGGTCCGCGCTCGCCCGCGACGACTACCGCGAGGAGACCGTGGTCTTCGGCGCCTGGCTCGCCGCCGTCGTCGACGCGGTCGCCCCGCCCGCGCTGCGCACCGGGCTGCGCGCCGATCTCGCCCGCGATCTGCTCGACCGGGTCGAGCGGATCGACCTGACGCCCCATCTCCTCGGCGACGGAAAGGACCGGGTCGACGTGCATGGGCTCTTCGCCGCCCACCCCGGCGTCCGGGCCGGCTGCGGCACCCGCCTCAACAGCTTCCTCGACGACATCCTCACCGAGACCAGCCCCCGGCTGATCCGGCTGGCCTGCGGCATGGACCAGCTGGTGCAGCGGCTGGCCGCCCGGATCCGCGGCCCGATCTGGCTGGGCCAGGAGGTCACCGGACTCGACGTGGCGCCCGACCACGTCCGGCTGCGCATCGGGCGCGGGCCGCTCGCCGTGCTGCGCCGTGCCGACCTGGTCCTGTGCACCGTGCCGTTCCCGGTGCTGCGCCGGATGCGGCTGACCGGCCTCGACGAGGACAAGAGGGCCGTGCTCCGCGAGGTCGACTACTGCCCGGCCACCAAGGTCGCGGTGCACGTCCGCGAGCCCTTCTGGGAGCGCGAGGGCATTCGCGGCGGCGCCTCCTTCAGCGGCGGGCTGATCCGGCAGACCTACTATCCGGCCCCGGTGGAGGACGGCGGCGGCCCGGACCACGCGAGCGGCGCGAGCGGGCGGCGGGGCGCGGCGCTGCTCGCCAGCTACACGATCGGCGAGGACGCCGATCTGCTCGGTCGGATGCCGGCCCGGCAGCGGAACGCGGTGGTGATCGACGAACTGGGCCGGATGCACCCGCAGTTGCTGCGCCGCGGCATGGTGCGCGGGGTCGCGGGCATCGCCTGGGGCGAGCATCCGTGGACGGCCGGCGGCTGCGCCATCCGCTGGGGCAAGGACGCGGCGGCCTGCGCCGAGGAGCGGCGCCGGGCGGCCCGCCCGGTAGGGCGGCTGTTCTTCGCCGGCGAGCACTGCTCCTCCGAACCCGCCTGGATCGAGGGCGCGGTGGAGTCGGCCCTGTCGGCGGTCGCCGACATCGACCGCTTCGCCGCCGCCCACCGGCTCGGCCGTCCGGCCCCGGCCCTCCTGGAGGCGGCGTGA
- a CDS encoding cytochrome P450 translates to MSAEPAAYGTLPPFDPALLDLADPYPAYRRYREAGPVHGVRGPGRAPTTWYVFGYAEVARVLARREFGRTDPATGCAAPLPPGYEVLRQVVENWLVFLDPPRHTGVRALVTPALGAGPVTALRPEIRRIARGLVAPLAARDSVDLVAEFAAPFPLLVIAGVLGVPAERHGWFRDRALALQRAGGTRADRSAAGLTVAERAAGDLTAYFRRELDARRGPGGDRGDLLSALARAADERTALTPREQSATCIHLLTAGHETTTGLLGKAVLALLARPELAAELRADPALLPDAVDEFLRHDPPVQMVTRWAQRDCALAGHPIRRGDRLVLVLGAANRDPARFPDPERLDVHRDQLRHCAFGLGIHYCAGAALARAEAETALAVLLTGLPALRPGARPAVEVRYAPDWVFHGPERLTVG, encoded by the coding sequence ATGAGCGCCGAGCCCGCCGCGTACGGCACTCTGCCGCCCTTCGACCCGGCGCTGCTCGACCTGGCCGATCCGTACCCCGCCTACCGGCGCTACCGGGAGGCCGGCCCGGTGCATGGCGTGCGCGGCCCCGGGCGGGCGCCGACGACCTGGTACGTCTTCGGGTACGCGGAGGTGGCGCGGGTGCTCGCGCGCCGGGAGTTCGGCCGGACGGACCCGGCGACGGGCTGCGCGGCCCCGCTGCCGCCGGGGTACGAGGTGCTGCGGCAGGTGGTGGAGAACTGGCTGGTGTTCCTCGATCCGCCCCGGCACACCGGGGTGCGGGCCCTGGTCACCCCCGCCCTGGGCGCCGGCCCCGTGACGGCGCTGCGCCCGGAGATCCGCCGGATCGCGCGTGGGCTCGTCGCGCCGCTGGCCGCGCGGGATTCGGTGGACCTGGTCGCCGAGTTCGCGGCGCCGTTCCCGCTCCTGGTGATCGCCGGGGTGCTCGGCGTGCCGGCGGAGCGGCACGGCTGGTTCCGGGACCGGGCGCTGGCGCTGCAGCGGGCGGGCGGCACGCGGGCGGACCGCAGCGCGGCGGGGCTGACGGTGGCGGAGCGGGCGGCGGGCGACCTGACCGCGTACTTCCGGCGGGAGCTGGACGCCCGGCGCGGGCCGGGCGGCGACCGGGGGGACCTGCTCTCGGCGCTGGCGCGGGCCGCCGACGAGCGGACGGCGCTCACGCCCCGGGAGCAGTCGGCCACCTGCATCCACCTCCTGACCGCGGGCCACGAGACCACGACGGGGCTGCTCGGCAAGGCGGTGCTCGCGCTCCTGGCCCGTCCGGAGCTCGCGGCCGAGCTGCGGGCGGATCCGGCGCTGCTGCCGGACGCGGTGGACGAGTTCCTGCGGCACGACCCGCCGGTGCAGATGGTCACCCGCTGGGCGCAGCGCGACTGCGCGCTCGCGGGCCACCCGATACGCCGGGGCGACCGGCTCGTCCTCGTCCTCGGCGCCGCCAACCGCGACCCGGCCCGGTTCCCGGATCCGGAGCGGCTCGACGTCCACCGGGACCAGCTCCGGCACTGCGCGTTCGGGCTCGGCATCCACTACTGCGCGGGCGCCGCTCTCGCCCGGGCGGAGGCGGAGACCGCCCTGGCCGTGCTCCTGACCGGGCTGCCGGCGCTGCGGCCCGGGGCCCGGCCGGCGGTGGAGGTGCGCTACGCCCCGGACTGGGTGTTCCACGGCCCGGAGCGGCTGACGGTCGGGTGA